Proteins encoded within one genomic window of Mycolicibacterium aubagnense:
- a CDS encoding enoyl-CoA hydratase, giving the protein MQDVSKQTPLVLVDHPRPGVALVTLNRPERMNSMAFDVMVPLRSALDEITNDNTVRAVVLTGAGRGFSSGADHKSAGSVPHVAGLTRPTFALRSMEVLDDVILALRKLHQPVIAAVNGAAIGGGLCLALACDIRVAAEGAYFRAAGINNGLTASELGLSYLLPRAIGTSRAFEAMLTGRDIDSQEAERIGLVSRTVADDELLQTCFDMAERIGGFSRPGIELTKRTLWSGLDAGSLESHMQAEGLGQLFIRLLTANFEEAVAARAEKRPAVFTDDK; this is encoded by the coding sequence GTGCAGGACGTGAGCAAACAGACCCCACTGGTACTCGTCGACCATCCGCGCCCCGGCGTCGCACTGGTCACCCTGAACCGCCCCGAGCGGATGAACTCCATGGCCTTCGACGTCATGGTTCCGCTCAGGTCGGCGCTCGACGAGATCACCAACGACAACACCGTCCGCGCGGTCGTCCTCACCGGGGCCGGACGCGGGTTCTCTTCGGGTGCCGACCACAAGTCGGCGGGGTCGGTGCCGCACGTGGCCGGGCTGACCCGCCCGACGTTCGCGCTGCGCTCCATGGAGGTGCTCGACGACGTCATCCTGGCTCTGCGCAAGCTCCACCAGCCGGTTATCGCTGCGGTGAACGGCGCCGCGATCGGCGGCGGGCTGTGTCTGGCGCTGGCCTGCGACATCCGCGTCGCCGCCGAGGGCGCCTACTTCCGGGCCGCCGGCATCAACAATGGGCTGACCGCCAGCGAGCTGGGACTGTCTTATCTGCTGCCGCGGGCCATCGGCACCTCCCGGGCGTTCGAGGCGATGCTCACCGGCCGCGACATCGATTCCCAGGAGGCCGAGCGGATCGGCCTGGTGTCCCGCACGGTGGCCGACGATGAGCTCCTGCAAACCTGCTTCGACATGGCCGAGAGGATTGGCGGGTTCTCCCGTCCGGGAATCGAGTTGACCAAGCGGACTCTCTGGAGTGGACTGGACGCCGGTAGTCTGGAGAGCCATATGCAGGCCGAAGGCCTGGGTCAGCTCTTCATCCGACTGCTCACCGCCAACTTCGAAGAGGCGGTTGCCGCGCGCGCCGAGAAACGACCCGCGGTCTTCACAGACGACAAGTAG
- a CDS encoding heme peroxidase, whose product MRQEGTTMNADIEQLRAACERDLGDPAGWPKPVRYPNSLALCMIDAIYATGARHLTVDRIIGRYRSYRAGQGGDADTDGARELLANVEALGGPQQWAGQIGNRRPTSTAKDAPLRSVALTEAAQALVGLGIRTAEELRVVAADPEPAKEAKSAWCAVPGQRSGFTWRFLLMLAELPGADRTVAGYVARESGDDGSVDAGELLTAVADAAGWDVDALHQAIWRFESRRPG is encoded by the coding sequence ATGCGACAGGAAGGCACCACGATGAATGCCGACATCGAACAATTGCGAGCCGCGTGCGAACGTGATCTCGGTGATCCGGCCGGCTGGCCGAAGCCGGTCAGGTATCCGAACTCGTTGGCGCTGTGCATGATTGACGCCATCTACGCCACTGGTGCACGGCATCTGACCGTCGACAGGATCATCGGTCGGTACCGCAGCTACCGGGCTGGACAAGGCGGTGACGCCGACACCGACGGTGCGCGGGAACTCCTCGCCAACGTCGAGGCGCTCGGCGGACCGCAACAGTGGGCGGGCCAGATCGGCAATCGGCGGCCGACATCCACGGCGAAGGACGCACCGCTGCGATCGGTGGCACTGACAGAGGCGGCGCAGGCCCTGGTTGGTTTGGGCATTCGCACCGCCGAAGAGCTGCGCGTGGTTGCCGCGGATCCCGAGCCGGCGAAGGAGGCCAAGAGCGCGTGGTGTGCCGTGCCGGGTCAGCGTTCGGGCTTCACCTGGCGCTTCCTACTGATGCTGGCGGAGTTGCCCGGCGCCGACCGAACAGTAGCGGGATACGTCGCGCGCGAGAGCGGTGACGACGGCTCCGTCGACGCGGGGGAGCTGCTCACCGCGGTTGCGGACGCGGCGGGATGGGACGTCGATGCGCTGCACCAGGCGATCTGGCGATTCGAATCACGCCGTCCGGGGTGA
- the trxA gene encoding thioredoxin has translation MSTKDITAAEFNGIISDNDIVLVDFWASWCGPCRAFAPTFTASSEKHPDVFHAKVDTEAEQGLASAAEIQAIPTLMAFKKGQLVFRHSGMLAANQLDEVISQIKEFDIEAALADDSATTDI, from the coding sequence GTGAGCACCAAGGACATCACCGCCGCCGAATTCAACGGCATCATCAGTGACAACGACATCGTGCTGGTGGACTTCTGGGCGTCATGGTGCGGGCCGTGCCGGGCGTTCGCTCCGACGTTCACCGCATCGTCTGAGAAGCACCCCGACGTCTTCCACGCCAAGGTGGACACCGAGGCCGAGCAGGGTCTGGCCTCCGCGGCCGAGATTCAGGCCATCCCGACCCTCATGGCGTTCAAGAAGGGGCAGCTGGTATTCCGGCACTCGGGCATGCTCGCGGCGAACCAGCTCGACGAGGTCATCAGTCAGATCAAGGAATTCGACATCGAAGCCGCGCTGGCCGACGACAGCGCGACCACCGACATCTGA
- a CDS encoding amino acid permease, translated as MSAQKSVDDIVAANETTDGPHLKRSMGFVHLTALSIGATLGTGIFVILGAAVPKAGPAVLLSFILAAVTALFSALSYAELAGTIPVSGSSYSYAYATMGEFWAWVCGWCLMLEYGVSVAAVAVGWGGYINTLLQQLLGIELPAAVTGAPGEGGVINLPAIAIVVLASILLLKGASESAVVNTAMVILKCVVLVFFCAVAFTAFKAGNLTPFMPLGFVGVSAAASQVFFSYIGFDAASTAGNEAKNPKRDLPRAIMASLLIVTVLYLAVALAALGAMSWTKFSADEGATLAVALSGITSSNVPAIILSIGAVIAIASVVLAVQYGQTRILYTMAVDGLVPALFAKINPRTFVPTWNIVICGVVVSLLAGFVSLGELANATSIGCLFAFALVNIAVIILRRTRPDLDRTFRLRLFPVAPVLGFLFCCYLMWALPIATWIAFGIWGALGLAVYFGYSIKKSKLRVDTA; from the coding sequence ATGAGCGCACAAAAGTCGGTTGACGACATCGTCGCCGCGAACGAAACCACCGACGGACCCCACCTCAAACGGTCGATGGGATTCGTCCATCTGACCGCCCTGTCGATCGGCGCCACGCTCGGCACCGGAATCTTCGTCATTCTCGGTGCCGCCGTGCCGAAAGCCGGTCCTGCGGTCCTGCTCTCGTTCATCCTCGCCGCCGTCACCGCGCTGTTCTCGGCACTGTCGTACGCCGAGCTCGCCGGCACCATCCCGGTCTCCGGAAGCTCCTACTCCTACGCCTACGCCACCATGGGTGAGTTCTGGGCCTGGGTGTGCGGCTGGTGTCTGATGCTCGAGTACGGCGTGTCCGTCGCGGCTGTGGCCGTCGGCTGGGGCGGCTACATCAACACGCTGCTGCAGCAGCTCCTCGGCATCGAACTCCCCGCCGCCGTCACCGGCGCGCCCGGCGAGGGCGGCGTCATCAACCTGCCGGCCATCGCGATCGTCGTGCTCGCGTCGATCCTGCTGCTCAAAGGGGCGTCCGAATCTGCCGTCGTCAACACCGCGATGGTCATCCTCAAGTGCGTCGTCCTGGTGTTCTTCTGCGCCGTTGCCTTCACCGCGTTCAAGGCCGGCAACCTCACCCCGTTCATGCCGCTCGGTTTCGTCGGCGTGTCCGCGGCGGCCTCGCAGGTCTTCTTCTCCTACATCGGCTTCGACGCGGCGTCCACGGCCGGCAACGAGGCCAAGAACCCGAAGCGCGACCTGCCGCGCGCCATCATGGCCTCGCTGCTGATCGTCACCGTCCTGTACCTCGCTGTCGCGCTGGCCGCGCTCGGCGCGATGAGCTGGACCAAGTTCAGCGCCGACGAGGGCGCCACCCTGGCCGTCGCGCTCAGCGGCATCACCAGCAGCAACGTGCCGGCCATCATCCTGTCCATCGGGGCCGTCATCGCCATCGCGAGCGTCGTCCTCGCCGTCCAGTACGGACAGACCCGCATCCTCTACACCATGGCCGTCGACGGTCTGGTGCCCGCGCTGTTTGCCAAGATCAACCCCAGGACCTTCGTGCCGACCTGGAACATCGTCATCTGCGGCGTCGTCGTGTCGCTGCTGGCCGGCTTCGTGTCGCTGGGTGAACTCGCCAATGCCACCTCGATCGGCTGCCTGTTCGCCTTCGCCCTGGTCAACATCGCCGTCATCATCCTGCGGCGGACGCGGCCGGACCTCGACCGCACGTTCCGGCTGCGGCTGTTCCCCGTCGCGCCGGTGCTGGGCTTTCTCTTCTGCTGCTACCTGATGTGGGCGCTGCCCATCGCGACGTGGATCGCGTTCGGCATCTGGGGTGCCCTCGGCCTCGCGGTCTACTTCGGCTACAGCATCAAGAAATCCAAGCTACGAGTGGACACTGCATAG
- a CDS encoding helix-turn-helix domain-containing protein: MRQSKASRDQLMTQLRNAYESGASIRSLAATSGKSYGSVHSMLVQSGAVMRSRGGPNHRSRKVA; encoded by the coding sequence ATGAGGCAATCCAAGGCATCTCGCGACCAGTTGATGACCCAGCTGCGCAACGCCTACGAAAGTGGCGCCAGCATCAGGTCGTTGGCGGCCACGTCCGGCAAATCCTACGGGTCGGTGCACAGCATGTTGGTGCAGTCGGGCGCCGTCATGCGCAGCCGCGGCGGCCCGAATCACCGCAGCCGCAAGGTCGCCTGA
- a CDS encoding flavin monoamine oxidase family protein, translated as MTVPQPIAETQLSDEPAAKPITMFGPDYPFAYDDYVSSAEGLGSIPADRHGTEVAIVGAGCAGITAAYELMKMGLKPVVYEADQIGGRMRSIPFEHAPDAVAEMGAMRFPPTSTTLYEYFDKVGIETIEFPNPLSVAAPSTVVDLKGRTYYAEKLADLPPAFTDVADAWRKTLEDGADLHAIQHAIRERDTQALKSAWDKLVRELDDETFWGFLTKSHHFQSFELREIFGKVGFGTGGWDTDYPSSMLEILRVVLTEADDNHRGVVGGSQQLPLRLWQRSPERLAHWPAGTSLETLHGGRTRGAVTDIRRTHPNRYTITDADGETRTYDAVIVTAQSWMLLNNIRCDDDLFPPNVWSAIEQTHYMGSSKVFVLVDRPFWKDKDAQGRDVMSMTLTDRMSRGTYLLDQGLDAAGNEKPGVICLSYTWEDDSRKIVPLNATERMDLMLKSLQAIYPNVDIRSHIIETPKTVSWETERNFMGAFKANLPGHYRYQETLYTHFMQRDLDARHRGIYLAGDDISWTAGWAEGAITTALNAVWAVMDQLGGATSPTNPGPGDVFDVIAPLRLTDEI; from the coding sequence ATGACGGTCCCCCAGCCCATCGCAGAAACCCAGCTGTCCGACGAGCCGGCAGCCAAGCCCATCACGATGTTCGGGCCGGACTACCCCTTCGCCTACGACGACTACGTGTCCTCGGCCGAGGGCCTCGGCTCCATCCCCGCCGACCGCCACGGCACCGAGGTCGCGATCGTCGGCGCCGGCTGCGCCGGCATCACCGCCGCCTACGAGCTCATGAAGATGGGCCTCAAACCCGTTGTCTACGAGGCTGATCAGATCGGCGGCCGGATGCGGTCCATCCCGTTCGAGCACGCCCCCGACGCGGTGGCCGAAATGGGTGCCATGCGGTTCCCGCCCACCTCGACGACGCTCTACGAGTACTTCGACAAGGTCGGCATCGAGACCATCGAATTCCCGAACCCGCTCTCGGTCGCGGCGCCCAGCACCGTCGTCGACCTCAAGGGCCGGACGTACTACGCCGAGAAACTCGCCGACCTGCCACCGGCCTTCACCGACGTGGCCGACGCATGGCGCAAGACGCTCGAGGACGGCGCCGATCTGCACGCGATCCAGCACGCCATCCGCGAGCGCGACACCCAGGCGCTGAAGTCGGCGTGGGACAAGCTGGTTCGTGAACTCGACGACGAGACGTTCTGGGGCTTCCTGACCAAGTCGCACCACTTCCAGTCCTTCGAGCTGCGCGAGATCTTCGGCAAGGTCGGCTTCGGCACCGGCGGCTGGGACACCGACTACCCGAGCTCGATGCTCGAGATTCTGCGCGTCGTCCTCACCGAGGCCGACGACAACCACCGCGGCGTGGTGGGCGGTTCCCAGCAGCTACCGCTTCGCCTGTGGCAGCGCTCCCCTGAACGCCTCGCCCACTGGCCGGCCGGCACGTCGCTCGAAACACTGCACGGCGGCCGGACCCGGGGCGCCGTCACCGACATCCGGCGTACCCATCCCAACCGCTACACGATCACCGACGCCGACGGGGAGACGCGCACCTACGACGCTGTCATCGTCACCGCCCAATCGTGGATGCTGCTCAACAACATTCGCTGCGACGACGACCTGTTCCCGCCGAACGTGTGGTCGGCCATCGAGCAGACGCACTACATGGGTTCGTCGAAGGTGTTCGTCTTGGTCGACCGCCCGTTCTGGAAGGACAAGGACGCCCAGGGCCGCGACGTCATGTCGATGACGCTGACCGACCGGATGAGCCGTGGCACCTATCTGCTGGATCAGGGGCTCGACGCGGCCGGCAACGAGAAGCCCGGCGTCATCTGCCTCTCGTACACCTGGGAGGACGACTCCCGGAAGATCGTGCCGCTGAACGCGACCGAGCGCATGGACCTCATGCTCAAGTCACTACAGGCGATCTACCCGAACGTCGACATCCGCAGTCACATCATCGAGACACCGAAGACGGTGTCGTGGGAGACCGAGCGCAACTTCATGGGTGCGTTCAAGGCGAACCTGCCGGGCCACTACCGCTACCAGGAGACGCTCTACACCCACTTCATGCAGCGCGATCTCGACGCGCGCCATCGCGGTATCTACCTGGCCGGGGACGATATCTCGTGGACGGCGGGATGGGCCGAGGGCGCGATCACCACGGCACTCAACGCCGTGTGGGCCGTGATGGACCAACTCGGCGGGGCGACATCCCCGACAAATCCCGGCCCCGGCGATGTCTTCGACGTCATCGCCCCGCTCCGGCTGACGGACGAAATCTAG
- a CDS encoding carbon-nitrogen hydrolase family protein encodes MITVGTFQGPQESGTVAENLAAIASAARRAAATGCRIVITPEMSATGYNIGTAIAERAEPADGPIFQAVQQIARDTGVAVVYGYPEATTGKPYNSVQVVDRDGQSLANYRKTHLYGFDRDFFTPGPQWVTQFELDGITCGLLICYDIEFPENARAHADAGTQWLVVPTGLMEPWSFVATHIVPARAYESQLFLSYVNRTGFENGLEYCGLSCTIAPDTTELSRGGRTEELLVTHVDPGAVAVSRAVNTHLSDRRRDLYQENHTR; translated from the coding sequence ATGATCACCGTCGGCACGTTCCAAGGTCCCCAGGAATCCGGGACCGTCGCCGAGAACCTCGCCGCCATCGCGTCGGCGGCCAGACGGGCCGCCGCCACCGGCTGCCGGATCGTCATCACACCCGAGATGTCCGCCACCGGTTACAACATCGGCACCGCGATCGCCGAGCGCGCCGAGCCCGCCGACGGCCCGATCTTCCAGGCAGTCCAGCAGATTGCGCGCGACACCGGAGTCGCCGTGGTCTACGGCTATCCCGAAGCGACAACGGGTAAGCCGTACAACAGCGTCCAGGTCGTCGACCGCGACGGCCAATCGCTGGCCAACTACCGCAAGACCCATCTGTACGGCTTCGACCGCGACTTCTTCACCCCGGGCCCGCAGTGGGTCACGCAGTTCGAGCTCGATGGCATCACCTGCGGACTGCTGATCTGCTACGACATCGAATTCCCCGAGAACGCCCGCGCCCACGCCGACGCCGGCACCCAGTGGCTCGTCGTCCCCACCGGACTGATGGAGCCGTGGAGTTTCGTTGCGACGCACATCGTTCCGGCACGCGCCTACGAAAGCCAGCTGTTTCTGTCGTACGTCAACCGCACGGGGTTCGAGAACGGCCTCGAGTACTGCGGACTGAGTTGCACCATCGCGCCCGACACAACCGAACTGAGTCGCGGTGGCCGCACCGAGGAACTCCTCGTCACTCACGTCGATCCCGGCGCGGTAGCCGTGTCCCGCGCCGTCAACACCCATCTCAGCGATCGCCGCCGAGACCTCTACCAGGAGAACCACACCCGATGA
- the sufU gene encoding Fe-S cluster assembly sulfur transfer protein SufU, whose translation MRMEQMYQEVILDHYKHPHHRGLREPFGAQVHHVNPTCGDEVTLRVTLSDDGETVTDISYDGQGCSISQASTSVLTDQVIGQSVDEALKTVGAFTEMISSRGNVEGDEDVLGDGIAFAGVAKYPARVKCALLGWTAFKAALAEASATDTVLAAVGTNAEDKR comes from the coding sequence GTGAGAATGGAACAGATGTACCAGGAAGTGATCCTGGACCACTACAAGCACCCGCATCACCGCGGGCTGCGCGAGCCGTTCGGCGCGCAGGTGCACCACGTCAACCCGACCTGTGGTGACGAGGTGACGCTGCGGGTGACGCTGTCCGACGACGGCGAGACCGTCACCGACATCTCGTACGACGGCCAGGGTTGCTCGATCAGCCAGGCGTCGACGTCGGTGCTCACCGACCAAGTGATCGGTCAGAGCGTCGATGAAGCGCTCAAGACCGTCGGCGCGTTCACCGAGATGATTTCCTCCCGCGGCAACGTGGAGGGGGACGAAGATGTGTTGGGTGACGGCATCGCGTTCGCCGGTGTCGCCAAGTACCCGGCACGGGTGAAATGCGCGCTGCTGGGCTGGACTGCGTTCAAAGCCGCGCTCGCCGAGGCGAGCGCCACAGACACCGTGCTGGCGGCTGTCGGCACCAATGCGGAGGACAAGCGATGA
- a CDS encoding metal-sulfur cluster assembly factor, with amino-acid sequence MTEATPEATTAANVVDDPELLDAVEEAMRDVVDPELGINVVDLGLVYGMTLEEGDEGTVVKLDMTLTSAACPLTDVIEDQSRTALVGAGLVTDLKLNWVWNPPWGPDKITDDGREQLRALGFTV; translated from the coding sequence ATGACTGAAGCCACACCCGAAGCCACCACCGCGGCCAACGTGGTCGACGATCCCGAACTGCTCGACGCCGTCGAGGAGGCCATGCGCGACGTCGTCGACCCCGAGCTCGGCATCAACGTCGTCGACCTCGGCCTCGTCTACGGCATGACCCTCGAAGAGGGCGACGAAGGCACCGTCGTGAAGCTCGACATGACGCTGACGTCGGCGGCCTGCCCGTTGACCGACGTGATCGAGGACCAGTCGCGGACCGCCCTGGTGGGCGCCGGCTTGGTCACCGACCTCAAGCTGAACTGGGTGTGGAACCCGCCGTGGGGCCCGGACAAGATCACCGACGACGGCCGCGAGCAGCTTCGGGCGCTGGGCTTCACCGTCTAG
- a CDS encoding NADH:flavin oxidoreductase — MTVDASGLFAPLALRNLTVPNRFAMAPMTRQASPGGVPGPDVAEYYARRAAGGVGLIITEGVRLGDPSAAGSQDIPTLVGAGALDGWRNVTGAVHRHGATIAAQLWHQGAERGDRDGVAPVSPSGVNGHGEPIGRALAADELPAVAQWFAEAARGAKEVGFDAVELHGAHGYLLDQFLWTRTNLRTDEYGGSVANRTRFPAEVVAAVRAAVGPDYPIIYRFSQWKGTDYAATIADDPMQLQELLAPLVDAGVDALHPSTRRHYMPAFPNVDPALTLAGWTKKVTGTPVIAVGSVGLQTAFRSEKPGQVIEPGPVDQLVEQFDAGEFDMIAIGRALLADPGWVNRLRTGTLDGFNGYDAASALARLA; from the coding sequence ATGACCGTCGATGCATCTGGACTCTTCGCCCCACTCGCCCTGCGGAACCTGACCGTCCCCAACCGGTTCGCAATGGCTCCCATGACCCGGCAGGCGTCCCCAGGAGGTGTCCCAGGGCCTGACGTGGCGGAGTACTACGCCCGCCGGGCTGCCGGCGGGGTGGGCCTGATCATCACCGAAGGCGTACGGCTGGGCGACCCGTCGGCGGCCGGCTCCCAGGACATCCCGACGCTGGTCGGCGCCGGGGCGCTCGACGGCTGGCGCAACGTCACCGGCGCGGTGCATCGCCACGGTGCGACCATCGCGGCGCAGCTGTGGCACCAGGGCGCCGAACGCGGGGACCGCGACGGGGTGGCCCCGGTCAGTCCGTCGGGCGTCAATGGCCACGGCGAACCGATCGGCCGGGCGTTGGCAGCCGATGAGCTGCCCGCCGTCGCGCAATGGTTCGCCGAGGCGGCGCGAGGCGCCAAGGAGGTCGGCTTCGATGCGGTCGAACTGCACGGCGCGCACGGCTATCTGCTCGACCAATTCCTATGGACCCGAACGAATCTGCGCACCGACGAATACGGTGGCTCGGTAGCGAACCGGACCCGCTTCCCGGCCGAGGTGGTCGCGGCGGTGCGTGCCGCGGTCGGCCCCGACTACCCGATCATCTACCGGTTCTCGCAGTGGAAGGGCACGGACTACGCGGCCACCATCGCGGACGATCCGATGCAGCTGCAGGAACTGCTGGCACCGCTCGTCGACGCGGGGGTCGACGCGCTGCATCCCTCGACCCGCCGGCATTACATGCCGGCGTTCCCCAACGTCGACCCGGCCCTCACGCTGGCCGGCTGGACCAAGAAGGTCACCGGGACGCCCGTCATCGCGGTCGGTTCGGTGGGCCTGCAGACCGCATTCCGGTCCGAGAAGCCCGGCCAGGTCATCGAGCCGGGACCGGTGGACCAGTTGGTGGAACAGTTCGACGCGGGCGAGTTCGACATGATCGCGATCGGCCGGGCACTGCTCGCGGACCCCGGTTGGGTCAACCGCCTGCGCACCGGCACCCTGGACGGGTTCAATGGCTACGACGCGGCCAGTGCGCTGGCTCGGTTGGCCTGA
- a CDS encoding ABC-F family ATP-binding cassette domain-containing protein gives MITATDLEVRAGARTLLAFEGSALRIQPGDRIGLVGRNGAGKTTTLRILAGEGQPYAGSVERIGEVGYLPQDPKEGDLDVLARDRVLSARGLDTLLADLEKQQAIMAEVVDEAARDKAVRRYGVLEERFSALGGYAAESDAGRICASLGLPDRVLTQPLRTLSGGQRRRIELARILFAASEGSGSNTTLLLDEPTNHLDADSIGWLRGFLQSHTGGLVVISHDVELLADVVNRVWFLDAVRGEADVYNMGWQKYLDARATDEQRRRRERANAEKKAGALRAQAAKMGAKATKAVAAQNMLRRAERMIAELDAERVADKVAKIKFPTPAPCGKTPLIVKGLTKTYGSLEIFTGVDLAIDRGSRVVVLGLNGAGKTTLLRLLAGVETADAGGIEPGYGLKIGYFAQEHDTLDNAATVWENIRHAAPDTGEQDLRGLLGAFMFTGPQLEQPAGTLSGGEKTRLALAGLVASTANVLLLDEPTNNLDPASREQVLDALRSYAGSVVLVTHDPGAAEALNPQRVLLLPDATEDFWSDTYRDLIELA, from the coding sequence GTGATCACCGCAACGGACCTGGAGGTCCGCGCCGGAGCGCGCACGCTGCTGGCCTTCGAGGGCTCCGCCCTGCGCATCCAGCCGGGGGACCGGATCGGTCTGGTCGGCCGCAACGGTGCCGGCAAGACCACCACGCTGCGCATCCTGGCCGGTGAAGGCCAGCCTTATGCGGGCTCGGTCGAGCGGATCGGGGAAGTCGGTTACCTGCCACAGGATCCGAAGGAAGGCGATCTGGACGTCCTGGCCCGCGACCGGGTGCTCTCGGCCCGCGGACTGGACACTCTGCTTGCGGACCTCGAGAAGCAGCAGGCCATCATGGCCGAGGTGGTCGACGAGGCCGCCCGGGACAAGGCAGTGCGCCGGTACGGCGTTCTGGAGGAACGGTTTTCGGCTCTGGGCGGGTACGCCGCCGAGAGCGATGCCGGTCGAATCTGCGCCAGCCTGGGCCTGCCGGACCGGGTGCTGACCCAGCCGCTGCGGACCCTGTCCGGTGGTCAGCGTCGCCGTATCGAACTGGCCCGCATCCTGTTCGCCGCATCGGAGGGTTCGGGCTCCAACACCACGCTTTTGCTGGACGAGCCGACCAACCACCTCGACGCCGACTCAATCGGCTGGCTACGCGGGTTCCTGCAGAGCCACACCGGTGGCCTCGTGGTGATCAGCCACGACGTAGAACTCCTCGCCGATGTGGTGAACCGGGTGTGGTTCCTCGATGCCGTGCGTGGCGAAGCCGACGTCTACAACATGGGCTGGCAGAAGTACCTCGACGCCCGCGCCACCGACGAGCAGCGCCGCCGCCGCGAGCGTGCCAACGCCGAGAAGAAGGCCGGTGCGCTACGGGCGCAGGCCGCCAAGATGGGCGCCAAGGCCACCAAAGCCGTTGCAGCGCAGAACATGTTGCGCCGCGCCGAGCGCATGATCGCCGAGCTCGATGCCGAGCGGGTGGCCGACAAGGTCGCCAAGATCAAGTTCCCGACCCCGGCGCCGTGCGGTAAGACCCCGCTGATCGTCAAGGGCTTGACCAAGACCTACGGGTCGCTGGAGATCTTCACCGGCGTGGACCTCGCGATCGACCGCGGTTCGCGCGTCGTCGTGCTGGGTCTCAACGGCGCCGGTAAGACGACGTTGCTGCGTCTGCTGGCCGGCGTGGAGACCGCCGACGCCGGCGGCATCGAGCCGGGCTACGGCCTCAAGATCGGGTACTTCGCCCAGGAGCACGACACCCTCGACAACGCGGCGACGGTGTGGGAGAACATCCGGCACGCCGCCCCGGACACGGGCGAGCAGGATCTGCGCGGCCTGTTGGGTGCGTTCATGTTCACCGGCCCGCAGTTGGAGCAGCCTGCCGGCACGCTGTCCGGTGGTGAGAAGACCCGGCTGGCTCTCGCGGGGCTGGTCGCCTCGACCGCCAATGTGCTGCTGCTCGACGAACCGACCAACAACCTGGACCCGGCGTCGCGCGAGCAGGTGCTCGACGCCCTGCGCAGTTACGCGGGCTCGGTGGTGCTGGTGACGCACGATCCGGGTGCGGCCGAGGCGCTCAATCCGCAGCGGGTGTTGCTGCTGCCCGACGCCACCGAGGACTTCTGGTCGGATACCTACCGCGATCTCATCGAATTGGCCTGA